A single region of the Pseudosulfitobacter pseudonitzschiae genome encodes:
- a CDS encoding LysR substrate-binding domain-containing protein, which translates to MNNRLRMRHIRCFLAVAKAGSVTGAATAMNSSQPAISRSLAEIEDMIGQPLFSRTGRGLVMTDAGQKLNRHLDTAMAQIETGTRAASGTAPRPRVALGMLPNVARTLAVDAGASFKVAHPDIDLSLYWAGVPELITRLHRNDIDFILGRLLSLEHMSGVSFEHLYTEALIFVVSRDHPFAATPDAIDLPDLLPEMMILPIADTIIRRELDKFLTARGIADFPNKIETVSFEFTRSFLKQHRGAACVPVGAVRRELAEGALVRLGIQGEELVSSVGITYAAGRALSDDAQRLADHVRAAAKSRG; encoded by the coding sequence TTGAACAACCGTCTGCGCATGCGCCACATCCGCTGTTTTCTGGCCGTCGCCAAGGCCGGATCAGTCACCGGTGCGGCCACGGCCATGAACTCGTCGCAGCCCGCCATCTCGCGGTCACTGGCCGAAATCGAAGACATGATCGGTCAGCCGCTGTTTTCCCGCACAGGCCGCGGGCTGGTGATGACCGACGCGGGCCAAAAGCTGAACCGCCACCTTGATACTGCGATGGCGCAGATCGAAACAGGCACCCGCGCCGCCAGTGGCACAGCACCGCGGCCACGTGTTGCGCTGGGTATGCTGCCCAACGTGGCACGCACTTTGGCCGTGGATGCAGGTGCCTCGTTCAAGGTCGCGCACCCCGATATCGACCTGTCGCTGTACTGGGCGGGCGTGCCCGAACTTATCACCCGCCTGCACCGCAACGACATCGACTTTATCCTTGGGCGGTTGCTGTCGCTGGAACATATGTCAGGGGTCAGCTTCGAACATCTCTATACCGAAGCACTGATTTTTGTCGTCAGCCGCGACCACCCCTTTGCTGCCACCCCTGATGCCATCGACCTGCCCGACCTACTGCCGGAAATGATGATCCTGCCCATCGCCGACACGATCATCCGCCGCGAGTTGGACAAGTTTTTGACCGCACGCGGCATCGCGGATTTCCCCAACAAGATCGAAACCGTCTCGTTTGAGTTCACCCGCAGTTTTCTCAAACAACACAGGGGGGCAGCCTGTGTGCCCGTCGGTGCCGTTCGCCGCGAACTGGCCGAAGGGGCGCTGGTTCGTCTGGGCATTCAGGGCGAGGAACTGGTCAGCTCTGTGGGTATAACATACGCCGCCGGACGCGCCCTGTCCGACGACGCGCAACGGCTGGCGGATCACGTACGGGCTGCGGCAAAATCAAGGGGCTGA
- a CDS encoding TAXI family TRAP transporter solute-binding subunit, whose protein sequence is MTFVFKKAAVTLGYVTAFVCAAAASAQENLTAETSSPGNSPHTVTIHLADVLAREGIANMQVQEGQTATNSMVSIAEGKSDMVTAPLVLHFLLEKGRGPFSKLGEDGKALADNVRAIFPYNAGAYGLFAPVSTGIQSYEDIKGRIIWNGPPRGAALTLGRQTLLLGSGGFKDGEDYTGLQTNWGQLPTALVDGSAEAFMVPITFPSDRVTTALAAGDVNIISFPKAIWETEAMQKFLSAPGNSPIEIEGTQMGYGEGQGVNLISEDGIFRSPGVPFATYVNVNMPDALVKTIVTAFIGSLDELKTRAPYAANVNFGVLDQRVSGFCGGLSLKYHPGAIAAWEEAGYDVPDCAK, encoded by the coding sequence ATGACTTTTGTTTTCAAGAAGGCCGCTGTCACGCTGGGTTATGTCACAGCGTTCGTATGCGCCGCCGCCGCTTCGGCGCAGGAAAACCTGACAGCCGAAACATCCAGCCCCGGCAACTCGCCCCATACGGTGACAATCCATCTGGCCGACGTGCTGGCCCGCGAAGGCATCGCAAACATGCAGGTGCAAGAGGGCCAGACCGCGACCAATTCGATGGTCAGCATCGCCGAAGGCAAATCGGACATGGTCACCGCACCGCTGGTTCTGCACTTTTTGCTGGAAAAGGGCCGTGGTCCGTTTTCCAAACTGGGCGAGGACGGCAAGGCACTGGCCGACAACGTGCGCGCAATTTTTCCTTATAACGCAGGTGCTTATGGCTTGTTCGCGCCCGTATCGACCGGCATCCAAAGCTATGAGGACATCAAGGGCCGCATCATCTGGAACGGCCCGCCACGCGGCGCTGCCCTGACCCTTGGTCGCCAGACGCTGCTGTTGGGGTCCGGTGGTTTCAAGGACGGCGAGGATTACACCGGCCTGCAAACCAACTGGGGCCAGTTGCCAACCGCCCTTGTGGACGGCTCTGCCGAGGCGTTCATGGTGCCGATCACCTTCCCCTCTGATCGCGTGACAACCGCGCTGGCGGCGGGCGACGTCAACATCATCTCGTTCCCTAAAGCGATCTGGGAAACCGAAGCGATGCAAAAATTCCTCAGCGCGCCGGGCAACAGCCCGATCGAGATTGAGGGCACGCAAATGGGCTATGGCGAAGGTCAGGGCGTCAACCTGATCTCTGAAGACGGCATTTTTCGTTCGCCAGGCGTTCCCTTCGCGACCTATGTCAACGTCAACATGCCGGACGCGCTGGTCAAAACCATCGTCACCGCCTTTATCGGTTCGCTGGACGAATTGAAAACACGCGCCCCCTATGCGGCCAACGTGAACTTTGGTGTGCTTGACCAGCGGGTCAGCGGTTTTTGTGGCGGCCTGTCGCTGAAGTACCACCCCGGTGCCATCGCCGCGTGGGAAGAAGCAGGCTATGACGTGCCTGACTGCGCCAAGTAA
- a CDS encoding TRAP transporter permease, protein MDSVSDIRPPLAIRFHTIARILGLVLVVIGLFNTTPSIPGLDAWIAGLSGNQSFVIRKFPYEYLYPLAFVLMMVIVAMNHSFWVDAIGKSRGKRIFGAVMDVALVTMAIGISLSYVIEIDSICLIDQFTGERADLIARALIEEKEFAELYGLPAPTSVDDPSCINTLGVWLFAVVGAGIAVFLGYNVKVWGFPLVAVAIIVAAYTLITVLIWYYFGADDINKYLITKLGGEPRSLLDGRPNIEDVLVNTSQGLMGRFMGILLGTVFPYIVLGSLFGISAGGKSLIKLAFLWTRKLRGGPAHAAIVSSALFGTISGGPVVNVLSTGVLTIPMMLKRGFNKSFAGGIEAAASSGGQIMPPVMGVAAFVLAAMTAVPYREVIIAAIIPSVAYFGCLFLAVVFQARKQKIEAVGAKTPDMMLNRQDVLNLVMIFGPILLILFLLVTPKEAIGCGPVAALFNVQTIVTDTTCRAESLPFLFQLVQNSAGDAGSAGWWAVFLLAILFLLDPAFRRKPGQLIGALADAGILISTLYLMFLSVSVIDFCLNFTGLSGFIARDVLSGLRLFGTELEAGGIFLFAALFVTMLMSILLGMGMPTVPAYVNVALLMGPLVIGLGIAPFTAHMFIFFFAVASAITPPVAVAAFAAASITKADPMRTGFSAVRAGVVMFVLPFVFVFYPELLLIDAAKIDPNAQPGAEAYLAGYSAGVDWPALAMVVARVILGLYLLASALTRYDRHPLGNKEIGLRLALALGVVMHNPMIWGPAAGLTAAYLAWYTIGTAQRAAAP, encoded by the coding sequence ATGGACTCCGTATCCGATATCCGACCTCCACTTGCGATCAGGTTTCATACCATCGCCCGCATTCTGGGGCTGGTTCTGGTTGTCATCGGCCTATTCAACACCACGCCGTCGATTCCCGGTCTGGACGCATGGATCGCGGGACTAAGCGGCAACCAAAGCTTTGTGATCCGCAAGTTTCCCTACGAATATCTCTATCCGCTGGCCTTTGTGCTTATGATGGTGATCGTGGCGATGAACCATTCGTTCTGGGTCGATGCCATTGGCAAAAGCCGTGGCAAGCGCATCTTCGGAGCTGTGATGGACGTGGCACTGGTGACGATGGCCATTGGTATTTCGCTGTCCTATGTGATTGAAATCGACTCGATCTGCCTGATCGACCAGTTTACCGGCGAACGCGCCGACCTGATCGCGCGGGCGCTGATCGAAGAGAAAGAATTCGCCGAACTTTACGGCCTGCCTGCCCCTACCAGCGTCGATGATCCGTCTTGTATCAACACCCTTGGCGTCTGGCTGTTTGCTGTCGTCGGCGCAGGGATCGCCGTGTTTCTGGGCTATAACGTCAAGGTCTGGGGCTTTCCGCTGGTCGCCGTGGCCATCATCGTTGCCGCCTACACGCTGATCACCGTGCTGATCTGGTATTACTTCGGGGCCGACGACATCAACAAATACCTGATCACCAAGCTGGGCGGCGAACCGCGCTCGTTGCTGGACGGGCGCCCCAATATCGAAGACGTGCTGGTCAACACATCCCAAGGGTTGATGGGCCGCTTTATGGGCATCCTGCTGGGCACCGTGTTCCCCTATATTGTCCTCGGCTCGCTGTTCGGCATATCGGCGGGGGGCAAGTCCCTGATCAAACTGGCGTTCCTGTGGACGCGCAAGCTGCGCGGCGGTCCTGCCCACGCGGCCATCGTGTCCTCGGCGCTGTTTGGCACCATCTCGGGCGGGCCTGTTGTCAACGTATTGTCCACCGGCGTGCTGACCATTCCGATGATGCTCAAGCGCGGATTCAACAAGAGCTTCGCAGGCGGTATCGAAGCTGCGGCTTCCTCCGGCGGGCAAATCATGCCGCCGGTCATGGGTGTCGCCGCCTTTGTACTGGCAGCCATGACCGCCGTGCCCTACCGCGAGGTGATCATCGCCGCGATCATTCCGTCGGTCGCCTATTTCGGCTGCCTGTTCCTGGCGGTCGTCTTTCAGGCCCGCAAACAAAAGATCGAAGCGGTGGGTGCCAAGACACCCGATATGATGCTGAACCGTCAGGACGTGCTGAATCTGGTCATGATCTTTGGCCCGATCCTGCTGATCCTGTTCCTGCTGGTCACCCCCAAAGAGGCCATCGGCTGTGGCCCCGTAGCCGCTCTATTCAACGTGCAGACCATCGTCACCGACACAACCTGCCGCGCCGAAAGTCTGCCGTTCCTGTTCCAACTGGTGCAAAACAGCGCGGGCGATGCAGGCTCTGCAGGCTGGTGGGCGGTGTTCCTGCTGGCCATCCTGTTCCTGCTTGATCCTGCGTTTCGTCGCAAGCCGGGCCAGTTGATCGGCGCGCTGGCCGATGCCGGTATCCTGATTTCGACGCTTTATCTGATGTTCCTGTCAGTCTCGGTCATCGACTTTTGCCTGAACTTCACCGGCCTGTCAGGGTTCATCGCCCGCGACGTGCTGTCAGGCCTGCGCCTGTTCGGCACCGAGCTTGAGGCAGGCGGAATCTTCCTGTTCGCGGCACTGTTCGTGACGATGCTGATGTCGATCCTGCTGGGCATGGGGATGCCGACGGTGCCTGCTTATGTGAACGTCGCCCTGCTGATGGGGCCGCTGGTCATCGGGCTGGGCATCGCGCCCTTCACCGCGCATATGTTCATCTTCTTCTTTGCCGTCGCCTCGGCCATCACGCCTCCTGTCGCGGTGGCCGCCTTTGCCGCAGCATCCATCACCAAAGCCGACCCTATGCGTACAGGATTTTCCGCCGTGCGCGCGGGTGTGGTCATGTTCGTGCTGCCCTTTGTCTTTGTGTTCTACCCCGAATTGCTGTTGATCGACGCCGCCAAGATCGACCCTAACGCCCAGCCCGGAGCCGAGGCCTATCTGGCAGGTTACAGCGCAGGCGTTGACTGGCCCGCGCTGGCGATGGTTGTCGCACGGGTGATACTGGGCCTGTACCTTCTGGCCAGCGCCCTGACGCGCTATGACCGTCACCCATTGGGCAACAAGGAAATCGGGTTGCGCCTCGCCCTCGCCCTCGGCGTTGTCATGCACAACCCGATGATCTGGGGACCCGCCGCGGGACTGACTGCCGCCTACCTTGCGTGGTACACCATCGGAACCGCACAACGGGCGGCAGCGCCCTAG
- a CDS encoding carboxyl transferase domain-containing protein, whose product MIERLLIANRGEIAIRVARTAAALGVRTVAVHTADDATSLHIKHADTVRVLPQAGVAGYLDIDALIAIARETGCDAVHPGYGLLSERADFADACTKAGLIFVGPDAATLRRQGDKVSARALAEQAGVPVLRGSDLLATAADLHRFFDAQGGAPLMIKAVNGGGGRGMRVVQNAAAIDTAFAQARAETLSAFGDDQLYAERFLQSVRHIEVQIIGDGQNVTHLWERDCSVQRRHQKVIELAPAPNLRDETRDGLLKAAVAIGQACEYRGLGTVEFLVEDSGAFYFIETNPRIQVEHTITEEITGFDLVEIQLGLAAGGTLADMGLGDAPARPNGFAVQARINAETPDGQGGFTPTGGRLSSYAAPSGPGVRIDSYAYAGYSTNPGFDSMLAKLVVHDTSGDLGRLFFKTERALSEFQIDGVGTNIGFLRSLLKLPAITAWDVDVRTLDTQSQDLSADEGGQTRYFDADTAETVATHDIPDGAVALCAPMQAMVQEVQVSVGERIAKGQVVAIIEAMKMQHTVLAEAGGTVVAVFTQAGETVSLGAPVLAFTPDDTLDEVAADEAVPDPDHIRADLQAVQDRLARTLDENRPKAVERRRSRNQRTTREIVQALCQGGDFHEYGQLVLAGQRRKLGIDALIDVSPADGIVTGVGSMNADRFAEDRAQVAMMAYDSTVMAGTQGYFGHLKTDRMIEVAHDRGLASVFFTEGGGGRPNDDDFAETVQSGLKVTTFAEYARLRGWGPRITVSSGFCFAGNAALFGAGDVRIATRNSWIGLAGPAMIEAGGIGAFHPKEIGPAPMHAENGLLDILAEDDDAAIRATRDVLSYFQGNLADWNAPDQRLLRHMIPENRKRSYTIRPVIEGLADTGSFFELGAGHAKGMVTGFLRIEGRPMGVIANNPQHLGGALDAAASAKGARFINLCARFNLPVLSLCDTPGFMVGPESETQGAVAAACDLISAGANLNAPMFFVCLRKGYGIGAQAMAAGSLGEPAFSLAWPTGEFGPMGLEGAVQLGYRKELEAETDPEQRTALYDRLVNGLYERGSAMNVASTHEIDGVIDPADTRGWIAKGMRMAALR is encoded by the coding sequence ATGATCGAGAGGCTGTTGATAGCCAATCGCGGAGAGATCGCGATTCGCGTGGCACGGACTGCGGCGGCCCTTGGGGTTCGGACGGTGGCTGTGCACACGGCGGACGACGCAACGTCGTTGCATATCAAACACGCCGATACGGTGCGCGTGCTGCCGCAGGCGGGTGTGGCCGGTTATCTGGATATTGATGCGCTGATCGCCATTGCGCGCGAAACCGGATGTGATGCGGTTCACCCCGGCTACGGATTGCTAAGCGAACGCGCCGATTTTGCCGATGCCTGCACCAAGGCCGGTTTGATTTTTGTCGGGCCGGATGCCGCGACCTTGCGCCGTCAGGGCGACAAGGTGTCTGCCCGTGCGCTGGCCGAACAGGCGGGCGTGCCGGTGTTGCGCGGGTCAGATCTGTTGGCGACGGCGGCGGACCTGCATAGGTTCTTTGATGCCCAAGGCGGCGCGCCGCTGATGATCAAGGCGGTTAATGGCGGCGGCGGCCGCGGGATGCGAGTGGTGCAGAATGCCGCCGCGATCGACACAGCATTTGCGCAGGCGCGGGCCGAGACATTGTCGGCCTTTGGCGATGACCAGCTTTATGCCGAGCGCTTTTTGCAATCCGTGCGCCACATCGAGGTGCAGATTATCGGTGACGGCCAAAACGTGACCCATCTGTGGGAACGCGATTGTTCCGTGCAGCGCCGCCATCAGAAGGTGATCGAACTGGCCCCCGCGCCGAACCTGCGCGACGAGACGCGCGACGGTTTGCTAAAGGCCGCCGTGGCAATCGGGCAGGCCTGCGAATATCGCGGGTTGGGCACGGTCGAGTTTCTGGTCGAAGACAGCGGCGCGTTTTATTTCATCGAAACCAATCCGCGCATTCAGGTTGAACATACCATCACCGAGGAAATCACCGGCTTTGATCTGGTCGAAATCCAGCTTGGGCTGGCTGCGGGCGGCACGCTGGCCGATATGGGTCTGGGCGATGCGCCCGCCCGTCCCAACGGTTTTGCGGTGCAGGCGCGGATCAACGCCGAAACGCCGGACGGGCAGGGCGGGTTCACCCCCACGGGCGGGCGGCTGAGCAGCTATGCGGCGCCATCGGGGCCGGGGGTGCGGATCGACAGCTATGCCTATGCGGGCTACAGCACCAACCCCGGTTTCGATTCCATGCTGGCCAAGCTGGTTGTGCATGACACATCGGGCGATTTGGGCCGCCTGTTTTTCAAGACAGAACGCGCGCTGTCAGAGTTCCAGATTGACGGCGTTGGCACAAACATCGGTTTTCTACGGTCGCTGTTGAAACTGCCTGCGATCACCGCGTGGGATGTGGACGTGCGCACGCTGGACACGCAATCGCAAGATCTTTCTGCGGACGAGGGCGGGCAGACGCGCTACTTTGATGCAGACACAGCCGAGACCGTCGCAACGCACGACATTCCCGACGGGGCAGTGGCGCTGTGCGCGCCGATGCAGGCGATGGTGCAAGAGGTGCAAGTCTCAGTTGGTGAGCGGATTGCCAAGGGTCAGGTCGTGGCCATCATTGAGGCAATGAAGATGCAGCATACCGTGCTGGCCGAAGCGGGCGGAACCGTGGTTGCGGTTTTCACGCAGGCGGGCGAAACCGTGTCGCTTGGCGCACCGGTTCTGGCGTTCACACCAGACGACACACTGGACGAGGTTGCAGCGGATGAAGCGGTGCCGGACCCCGACCACATTCGCGCCGATTTACAGGCGGTCCAAGACCGTCTGGCCCGAACGCTGGACGAAAACCGCCCCAAAGCGGTCGAACGCCGCCGCAGCCGCAACCAGCGCACCACGCGCGAGATTGTGCAGGCCCTGTGTCAAGGCGGGGATTTCCATGAATACGGCCAGTTGGTTCTGGCGGGGCAACGGCGCAAGCTGGGCATTGATGCCCTGATTGACGTGTCGCCCGCCGACGGGATTGTGACGGGTGTGGGGTCGATGAACGCCGACCGCTTTGCGGAAGATCGGGCGCAAGTGGCGATGATGGCCTATGATTCCACCGTAATGGCAGGCACGCAGGGCTATTTTGGGCACCTGAAAACCGACCGCATGATCGAGGTTGCGCATGATCGCGGGCTGGCCTCGGTATTCTTTACCGAAGGGGGTGGCGGGCGGCCAAACGATGATGATTTTGCAGAAACCGTGCAATCGGGGCTGAAAGTCACCACCTTTGCTGAATATGCGCGGCTGCGCGGCTGGGGGCCACGGATCACGGTTAGCTCGGGCTTTTGTTTTGCGGGCAACGCGGCACTGTTCGGGGCGGGTGATGTTCGTATCGCGACGCGCAACAGCTGGATCGGGCTGGCCGGCCCTGCGATGATCGAAGCGGGCGGTATCGGGGCCTTTCACCCCAAAGAGATCGGCCCCGCGCCGATGCATGCGGAAAACGGTCTGCTGGATATTCTGGCCGAGGATGACGATGCCGCCATTCGCGCAACCCGCGATGTGCTGTCGTATTTTCAGGGCAATCTGGCCGATTGGAACGCCCCCGACCAGCGCCTGTTGCGCCACATGATCCCCGAAAACCGCAAGCGGTCTTATACGATCCGCCCCGTGATCGAAGGGCTGGCCGACACGGGCAGTTTCTTTGAACTGGGGGCCGGACACGCCAAGGGCATGGTCACGGGGTTCTTGCGGATCGAAGGCCGACCGATGGGCGTGATCGCCAACAATCCGCAGCATCTGGGCGGTGCGCTGGATGCGGCGGCGTCGGCCAAGGGCGCGCGGTTTATCAACTTGTGTGCGCGGTTCAATCTGCCGGTTCTGTCGCTGTGCGACACACCAGGGTTCATGGTTGGCCCGGAAAGCGAAACCCAAGGGGCGGTTGCGGCGGCCTGTGATCTGATTTCGGCGGGCGCGAACCTGAATGCGCCGATGTTCTTTGTTTGCTTGCGCAAGGGCTATGGCATTGGCGCACAGGCGATGGCGGCGGGCAGTCTGGGGGAACCTGCGTTTTCGCTGGCGTGGCCCACTGGTGAATTCGGGCCGATGGGCTTGGAAGGCGCGGTGCAGCTTGGCTATCGCAAAGAGCTGGAGGCCGAGACTGATCCCGAACAGCGCACAGCACTTTATGACCGTTTGGTGAACGGGCTCTACGAACGGGGCAGCGCGATGAACGTCGCATCGACCCATGAGATCGACGGGGTGATTGATCCGGCGGACACGCGCGGATGGATTGCAAAAGGCATGCGCATGGCGGCGCTGCGGTGA
- a CDS encoding TetR/AcrR family transcriptional regulator, with protein MTLQEQTQTADDTTSEQQSDKRVRILRATETLIVRYGLEFPMSRIARESGIAVGSIYNYFPSKSALVLGVYQHLASQINAAFVATDDAGSDDPKAMVMAYIHSYIEFFWADADRAILFEYLTNLPMIETPEVAEVFKPLRDYNRAIFTFAQEQGVLKSFAPRSMAGFVGGGIRNALKWHRATQNHLSDEQKDNIAQMSWASIAA; from the coding sequence ATGACACTTCAAGAACAGACACAGACAGCCGATGACACCACTTCCGAGCAGCAAAGCGACAAACGCGTGCGTATTCTAAGGGCGACCGAGACGTTGATCGTGCGCTATGGGCTTGAGTTTCCGATGTCGCGAATTGCGCGCGAATCCGGTATCGCAGTGGGATCGATCTATAATTATTTCCCGTCCAAGAGCGCGCTGGTCCTGGGCGTCTATCAACATCTTGCCAGCCAGATAAACGCGGCATTTGTTGCGACGGATGACGCGGGGTCTGACGACCCCAAGGCGATGGTCATGGCCTATATCCACAGCTATATCGAGTTTTTCTGGGCCGATGCAGACCGCGCCATTCTGTTTGAGTATCTGACCAATTTGCCGATGATCGAGACGCCGGAAGTTGCCGAAGTATTCAAACCGCTGCGTGATTACAATCGGGCGATTTTTACCTTTGCGCAGGAACAGGGCGTGCTGAAATCCTTTGCACCAAGGTCGATGGCTGGCTTTGTCGGTGGAGGTATTCGCAATGCGTTGAAATGGCACCGCGCAACCCAGAACCATCTGAGCGATGAGCAAAAAGACAACATCGCGCAGATGAGCTGGGCTTCGATTGCGGCGTGA
- a CDS encoding TetR/AcrR family transcriptional regulator yields MKAMSGFPTKEEMRDHKRREIVRCASEKFGTEGYENVPLDAIAAELGVTKAALYNYVSSKNDLLMQCYEVGMDRLIASVEQAMDTQGTAAERLRIGLETYVVTMTRKDMQYLWNYIRPLLSPGDKRSVQTSRDKIDSLFRAMLQNGIDDGSLRADLDPKLASLVILGAINWVGIWFRPSGLQKSQDIARDVVGDALHGYLAS; encoded by the coding sequence ATGAAAGCAATGAGCGGCTTCCCGACCAAAGAAGAAATGCGCGATCACAAGCGCAGGGAAATCGTGCGCTGCGCGTCCGAAAAGTTCGGCACCGAAGGTTATGAAAACGTCCCCCTCGACGCCATCGCGGCAGAACTAGGCGTGACAAAAGCCGCGCTTTACAACTATGTCAGCAGCAAGAACGACCTGCTGATGCAATGTTACGAAGTCGGGATGGACCGTCTGATCGCGTCGGTCGAACAGGCGATGGACACCCAAGGTACAGCCGCAGAACGCCTGCGGATCGGCTTGGAAACCTATGTGGTCACCATGACGCGCAAGGACATGCAGTATCTGTGGAACTACATCCGCCCCCTGCTGTCCCCCGGTGACAAACGCAGCGTCCAGACCAGCCGCGATAAAATCGACAGCCTGTTTCGCGCCATGTTGCAAAACGGAATCGACGACGGCTCGCTGCGCGCCGATCTTGACCCGAAACTGGCCAGCCTTGTGATATTGGGCGCAATCAACTGGGTCGGCATCTGGTTTCGCCCCTCGGGCCTACAAAAATCGCAGGACATTGCCCGCGACGTGGTCGGTGATGCCCTGCACGGCTATCTTGCCAGCTAG
- a CDS encoding sulfatase-like hydrolase/transferase — MAKPKNILFIMFDQLRWDYLSCYGHPHLKTPNIDRIAARGVRFDHAHIQSPLCGPSRMSTYTGRYVHSHGASWNQVPLKVGERTMGDHLRDLGIGCWLVGKTHMAADAEGMRRLGLEPDSVIGARVAECGFDIWERDDGMRPEGPDGMYDPGGALKYNDYLRDKGYDSDNPWHDYANSGVDDDGNVLSGWFLANSDSPANIREEDSETPYLTRRGIEFIKAQGDQPWCCHLSYIKPHWPYIVPDPYAGMYGPEHFLPPVRGDAERETDHAVFKGFQDAPVGKAFARDDIRNKVLSAYMGLIKQCDDQMGVLFDWLEETGRMDDTMIVITSDHGDFLGDHWLGEKTFFHDASVKVPMIIYDPSAEADATRGTTTDALVECIDLAPTFVDFVGGDATKLDHVLEGHSLLPFLRGGPAPARDYTICEYDYSATPLAARLELHPDQSRMFMVADHDWKMIHFESGHRPMLFDLKNDPDELNDLGGSAKHADVIAQMYHKLAAWARRPAARTTMANDTFVKYRTDAPRTGVLIGVADAASAVGETAAKYVGRKADKKRETSKPA; from the coding sequence GTGGCCAAACCAAAGAACATTCTGTTCATCATGTTCGACCAGCTGCGCTGGGATTATCTAAGCTGTTATGGCCATCCCCATCTGAAAACGCCGAACATCGACCGTATCGCCGCGCGCGGTGTGCGCTTTGACCACGCCCACATCCAGTCGCCTTTGTGTGGCCCGTCGCGCATGTCCACCTATACGGGGCGGTATGTCCACAGCCACGGGGCATCGTGGAATCAGGTGCCGCTGAAAGTCGGCGAACGCACAATGGGGGACCATCTGCGCGATCTGGGCATAGGCTGCTGGCTGGTAGGCAAAACCCACATGGCCGCCGACGCCGAAGGGATGCGCCGGTTGGGCCTTGAACCCGACAGCGTCATCGGCGCGCGGGTCGCGGAATGCGGTTTCGACATCTGGGAACGCGACGACGGTATGCGCCCCGAAGGGCCGGACGGCATGTATGATCCGGGCGGTGCGCTGAAATACAACGATTACCTGCGCGACAAAGGCTATGACAGCGACAACCCGTGGCACGACTATGCCAACTCGGGCGTTGACGATGATGGCAACGTGCTGTCGGGCTGGTTTCTTGCCAACTCGGACAGTCCCGCCAACATCCGCGAGGAAGACAGCGAAACCCCCTATCTGACCCGCCGCGGCATCGAGTTTATCAAGGCGCAGGGCGACCAGCCGTGGTGCTGCCACCTAAGCTATATCAAACCGCACTGGCCCTATATCGTGCCTGACCCCTATGCGGGCATGTACGGCCCGGAACATTTCCTGCCGCCCGTCCGCGGCGATGCCGAGCGCGAAACCGACCACGCCGTATTCAAGGGGTTCCAGGACGCGCCCGTGGGCAAGGCCTTTGCCCGTGACGACATCCGCAACAAGGTTCTGTCCGCCTATATGGGCCTGATCAAACAATGTGATGACCAGATGGGCGTGCTGTTTGATTGGCTGGAAGAAACGGGCCGGATGGACGACACGATGATCGTAATCACCTCGGATCACGGCGATTTTCTGGGCGATCACTGGCTGGGCGAGAAAACCTTTTTCCACGATGCTTCGGTCAAAGTGCCGATGATCATCTACGACCCCTCTGCCGAAGCTGACGCGACCCGTGGCACAACCACCGACGCACTGGTAGAATGTATCGACCTTGCACCGACCTTTGTCGATTTTGTGGGGGGTGATGCAACCAAACTGGATCACGTTCTCGAAGGGCATTCGCTGCTACCCTTCCTGCGGGGCGGTCCGGCTCCGGCCCGCGACTATACAATCTGTGAATACGATTACTCGGCCACGCCGCTGGCCGCACGGCTGGAACTGCATCCCGACCAGTCACGCATGTTCATGGTCGCAGACCACGACTGGAAAATGATCCACTTTGAAAGCGGTCACCGGCCGATGTTGTTCGATCTGAAAAACGATCCGGACGAGTTGAACGATCTGGGCGGCAGTGCCAAGCACGCGGATGTCATTGCGCAGATGTATCACAAACTGGCCGCATGGGCACGCCGTCCTGCTGCCCGCACCACGATGGCAAACGACACATTCGTCAAATACCGCACCGACGCTCCGCGCACGGGCGTCTTGATCGGTGTCGCTGATGCAGCCAGCGCCGTGGGCGAAACTGCCGCAAAATACGTAGGACGCAAAGCCGACAAGAAGCGGGAGACTTCAAAGCCGGCTTGA